Part of the Hevea brasiliensis isolate MT/VB/25A 57/8 chromosome 16, ASM3005281v1, whole genome shotgun sequence genome is shown below.
AGGCTTTCTCGCACCGTTGGACGAGAAGGGGTTGTTTAAGCTTTCTCACATCCAAGTCCAATGGTTGTTTAACCTTGAATTTAAATCTTGCAGTTTGAGCGTTTGccatttaaaggaaaaaaaatagagGAAAACGATAACCATTATACTTCAAGAATGCCCCTAAATGTGGCCGTTAAGACCAGCTTAGATAAATGACATTATGGTACATAAAATGAACCCGAATGAAGCGCCATTCAAACGGTACAAAGTAGCTCCCGCAAGAACAGGATTAAATAAGCCACACAAAAGATGAAAACATgggatataatttatatatttacatcttTGCTCATTTTGGTGGAATAATTTATGTCTTCGAGATAAACTTATATTTCGATTGAAAATCAAACTTGAAACGTCACATCTATATATAATTTCAATATCACTGAGTTAAAACTCATTGGTAGCTATGTGTATACTATCAAAGggcataaaattattaaaatactaAGTGAATTGATTATGAGGGCAAATGAGATAATTGAAGGAGTAAAAAAGTTGGGAGAAGAAGcgctatttaataaaaaaatggaGTCATCAGACTCCAGTCTTTCTCGCACCATTGGACGAGAAGGGGTTGTTTAAGCTTTCTCACATCCAAGTCCAATGGTTGTTTAATCTTGAATTTAAATCTTGCAGTTTGAGCGTTCGccatttaaaggaaaaaaaaaatagagaggaAAACGATAACCATTATACTTCAAGAATGCCCCTAAATGTGGCCGTTAAGACCAGCTTAGATAAAGGACATTATGGTACATAAAATGAACCCGGATGAAGCGCCATTCAAACGGTACAAAGTAGCTCTCGCAAGAACAGGATTAAATAAGCCACACAAAAGATGAAAACATgggatataatttatatatttacatcttTGCTCATTTTGGTGGAATAATTTATGTCTTCAAGATAAACTTGTATTTCGATTGAAAATCAAACTTGAAACGTCACatctatatataattttaatatcactGAGTTAAAACTCATTGGTAGCTATGTGTATACTATCAAAGGGCATAAAATTATTAAAGTACTAAGTGAATTGATTATGAGGGCAAATGAGATAATTGAAGGAGTAAAAAAGTTGGGAGAAGAAGcgctatttaataaaaaaatggaGTCATCAGACTCCAGTCTTTCTCGCACCATTGGACGAGAAGGGGTTGTTTAAGCTTTCTCACATCCAAGTCCAATGGTTGTTTAATCTTGAATTTAAATCTTGCAGTTTGAGCGTTCGccatttaaaggaaaaaaaaatagagaggAAAACGATAACCATTATACTTCAAGAATGCCCCTAAATGTGGCCGTTAAGACCAGCTTAGATAAAGGACATTATGGTACATAAAATGAACCCGGATGAAGCGCCATTCAAACGGTACAAAGTAGCTCTCGCAAGAACAGGATTAAATAAGCCACACAAAAGATGAAAACATgggatataatttatatatttacatcttTGCTCATTTTGGTGGAATAATTTATGTCTTCAAGATAAACTTGTATTTCGATTGAAAATCAAACTTGAAACGTCACatctatatataattttaatatcactGAGTTAAAACTCATTGGTAGCTATGTGTATACTATCAAAGGGCATAAAATTATTAAAGTACTAAGTGAATTGATTATGAGGGCAAATGAGATAATTGAAGGAGTAAAAAAGTTGGGAGAAGAAGcgctatttaataaaaaaatggaGTCATCAGACTCCAGTCTTTCTCGCACCGTTGGACGAGAAGGGGTTGTTTAAGCTTTCTCACATCCAAGTCCAATGGTTGTTTAACCTTGAATTTAAATCTTACAGTTTGAGCGTTCGccatttaaaggaaaaaaaaatagagaggAAAACGATAACCATTATACTTCAAGAATGCCCCTAAATGTGGCCGTTAAGACCAGCTTAGATAAAGGACATTATGGTACATAAAATGAACCCGGATGAAGCGCCATTCAAACGGTACAAAGTAGCTCTCGCAAGAACAGGATTAAATAAGGCACACAAAAGATGAAAACATgggatataatttatatatttacatcttTGCTCATTTTGGTGGAATAATTTATGTCTTCAAGATAAACTTGTATTTCGATTGAAAATCAAACTTGAAACGTCACatctatatataattttaatatcactGAGTTAAAACTCATTGGTAGCTATGTGTATACTATCAAAGGGCATAAAATTATTAAAGTACTAAGTGAATTGATTATGAGGACAAATGAGATAATTAAAGGAGTAAAAAAGTTGGGAGAAGAAGcgctatttaataaaaaaatggaGTCATCAGACTCCAGTCTTTCTCACACCGTTGGACAAGAAGGGGTTGTTTAAGTTTTCTCACATCCAAGTCCAATGGTTGTTTAACCTTGAATTTAAATCTTGCAGTTTGAGTGTTTGCcatttaaggaaaaaaaatagagagaaaaatgatAACCATTATACTTCAAGAATACCCTTAAATGTGGCCATTAAGATCAGCTTAAATAAAGGATATTATGGTACATAAAATGAATCCGGATGAAGCGTTATTTAAACGGTACAAAGTAGCTCCCGCAAGAACAGGATTAAATAAGCCACGCAAAATATGAAAACATGGGACTCGTAAAAGCCATATGATATTCCTGTGTATTAGTCTCTCACACAAAAAAGAAATAAACTAGAGACCCACAAACAGCCATTGTTTTACTCCCACCTTTGAGGAGGAGACAGCGACAGCCACCCAATAAATTAAACGCGAACAGAAACAGTACCTTTTTCCTTGCAGCCACGAGACATGAAGAAACCTCGAAGTGGCTCCTTAATAATAAACGCTATTGGATGCCAAAACATCAAAAACAGAAACAACGGTAATAGCAGCAAgaacagcagcagcagcagcagcagcaacagTCACAATAAAAAGAATAACAGAAGAAGCTTCTATGAGCTCTCTTTGTCCTTGATTCTCTTGCTTTGGTGCCTTGTCTTGTTGTTCTACACTAGACTTGGCCTTAGCCACGAGAATGAAGGTGAGATTTTTATCCCTTATCTATTGTTCAATCCCTTGCATAGTTTTTGTCCTCTCTTACCCATTATCTTGTTTTGAATTTTCTAGCAAACCCATTTCTGTTCTTTCTTATAGAAATACTCATTTTTGGCTAATTCTAAGGATAGGGAAAAAAGTAAGAAGAAACCATTAATTTCTCTGCCGTTTAGCTGCTAAATTGAGCATTGATTATACTTGGACAATTAATTGTTCCATGACTAAATCAACCAAATAGTGAAATCGGATGGGGCTGATgggattttttgatttttttcccACTCTGTAATGATGACTGTTAAAAATCATGAAATACTACATTTATTCGATTACCAATTATAtcttttttcaaattattttaggTTAGCTTTTAAGGAGATGAAGGTACAAGCATCAATCTTAAGTGAATGATGAATCAAATTGTTCATTTATTTGATGCATATTGGATTTAAAAAGATCGTATGTTTTTCAGGGAATTTGAATCCTGATAACAGAAGCATACCTTGTCCTGGTGTTTTTAAACATAAGCTTTGCAATGATACACATTCACACGTTACAAAGAGAAGCTATAACAATACAAATGGAGTGCTGCTAGAGCTTAATCTGTCTTCCAGCTGTAACAATTCCACAGTTCATATTAACATTGCGAATCAGAAGTACTCAATTTCGGAGACTAATAGTATAGAAGAtattatttggagttttttaggttACAGATCTTTAGTTTGTAAAGTGCAAGAAGTGGAAGGATGGGAGACAGGTAAACCCAAGGAGCTACCTGGTGGGAAAACTCATCATTCCACTTATCTCAATTTGGATGAATTTCGCAACATAACAAGGCAAGAGAAAGGGCAACAAATGCCCAATCAGCTCGTCAACATCACCCATCGGCTTGAACCTGATGGAAAAGAGTACAACTTTGCCTTTGCTATGAAGGGTGCAAAGGTTGTGGCACATAATAAGGAAGCAAAAGGGGCAGATAATATACTGGGGAAGGATCAAGATAAGTACCTAAGAAACCCTTGTTCTGTGGGAGGGAAGTTTGTTGTGATTGAGCTTTCGGAGGAGACATTAGTTGATGTTGTCAAAATTGCCAACTTTGAGCATTATTCTTCTAATTTCAAGGATTTTAACTTGTCTGGAAGTTTAAATTATCCAACTGAAGCTTGGACTGAGTTGGGAAACTTTGTTGCTGCTAATGTCAAGCAAAGTCAAAGCTTCAAGCTGCCTGAACCCAAATGGGTGAGGTACTTAAAGTTGGAGCTACTTAGTCATTATGGGTCCGAATTTTACTGCACATTGAGTGTTGTTGAGGTGTATGGAGTAGACGCTATTAAGCGTATGCTTGAAGATCTCTTTGTAGACCCTGGAGAAACTAGTCCCAGCAAATTGCCAAAGCCTGATGCAACTGCAATACCACCTTTGAAGTCAGAATTGGATCTCattgatgagaaaagaaa
Proteins encoded:
- the LOC110637052 gene encoding SUN domain-containing protein 5 codes for the protein MKKPRSGSLIINAIGCQNIKNRNNGNSSKNSSSSSSSNSHNKKNNRRSFYELSLSLILLLWCLVLLFYTRLGLSHENEGNLNPDNRSIPCPGVFKHKLCNDTHSHVTKRSYNNTNGVLLELNLSSSCNNSTVHINIANQKYSISETNSIEDIIWSFLGYRSLVCKVQEVEGWETGKPKELPGGKTHHSTYLNLDEFRNITRQEKGQQMPNQLVNITHRLEPDGKEYNFAFAMKGAKVVAHNKEAKGADNILGKDQDKYLRNPCSVGGKFVVIELSEETLVDVVKIANFEHYSSNFKDFNLSGSLNYPTEAWTELGNFVAANVKQSQSFKLPEPKWVRYLKLELLSHYGSEFYCTLSVVEVYGVDAIKRMLEDLFVDPGETSPSKLPKPDATAIPPLKSELDLIDEKRNGKVQNGADSATMGTEKTDDSQQLHATTTKETVTISKIPNPATEVKQQPISRMPGDAVLKILLQKVRSLELNLSVLEEFIKEMNRRQGDILPDLEKELSRVSFLLEKSKAEINDLVEWKENMDKGLSDLESWKATVSSRMDALVRENIMLRLDVEKVVNDQANLESKELAVLAMSLFFMCFATIKLVSARVMKILGASQSDKVCRTSRGWVMILVSSTMTLFITLLS